Genomic DNA from Candidatus Edwardsbacteria bacterium RifOxyA12_full_54_48:
GCATTCAGGTGATGGGCGGCCATTTCCGCCGCTACGGTTCGGTGGGCGATATCATCAAGGTGGCCGTCAAGGACGTGTTGCCCGGCGGGGCCATCAAAAAAGGCGAGGTGGCCAGGGCGGTGATCGTCCGGACCAGGAAGGAGATCCGCCGCAAGGATGGTTCCTACATCCGGTTCGACGATAACGCTGCGGTGATCATCGATGACAAGAACGAGCCCAAGGGCACCCGTATTTTCGGCCCGGTGGGCCGGGAGCTGAGGGACCGTCAGTTCATGAAGATCATCTCTTTGGCCCCGGAAGTGATATAGGAGCGGATGTAAAATGAAGATCAAAAAAAGCGACAGCGTCATAGTAATAGCCGGCAATGACAAGGGCAAGAAGGGAAAGGTCCTGAAGATTTTGCCGGATAAGGGACGGGCCATCGTGGAGGGGGTTAATTTCATCAAGCGCCATACCAAGCCCCGCAAACAGGGCGAGAAGAGCGGGATCTTGGAGAAGGAGGCGGCCATAAACCTCACCAACCTGATGGTGGTCTGCACCAAGTGCGACAAGGGGGTCAGGGTGGGCATCCGGACCCTGGCCGATGGCAAGCGGGCCCGGGTCTGCAAGTCCTGCGGCGAGATGCTGGACAAAGAATAGGCCGTTGGGCTTTCCCGCCAAACACACTAATATGGTTTACTCTTATATATTTCGCGTTTTTTGTGGGGAAAAGAATAGGTCAAAAGTTACCGCAGTAAGTTCATACTAAAAAATTAGGAACAAAATGGCAAGATTAAGAGAGAAATACACCAAGGAAGTCAAGCCGGCCCTGGTCAAAAAATTCGGATACAAGAGCGTGATGCAGGCCCCCCGCCTGGAGAAGGTGGTGGTCAACATGGGCTTGGGCGAGGGCACCCAGGATCCCAAGCTGGTGGAGGCCGCCGCCAAGGATCTGGGCACCATCACCGGCCAGAAGCCCTCCATCCGCAAAGCCAAGAAATCCATCGCCACCTTCAAGCTGCGGGCCGGGGTGCCCATCGGCGCCATGGTGACCCTGCGGGGCAATATCATGTACGAATTTATCGACCGGCTGCTCAACGTGGCCATTCCCCGTATCCGCGACTTCCGGGGCGTGCCCACCAGGTCGTTTGACGGCCGGGGCAACTACACCCTGGGGGTCAAGGAGCAGATCATCTTTCCCGAGATCAACTACGACAAGATCGTCAAAGTTTTCGGCATGGACATCACCATCGTCACCACCGCCAAGACCGACGAGGAGGCCAAGGAACTGCTGCGCCTGATGGGCATGCCGTTCCAGCAGAAGTAGCCGCCGCCAGCATCAGACGGTTTTAATAAAACAGAACATATAACCAGGAAGGAATAACAACCTATGGCCAGAAAGGCTATGATCGAAAAGGCTGCCAGGCCAAAATATCAGGTGAGACAGCATAATCGCTGCAACCGCTGCGGCCGCTCCCGTGCATATTACCGGGATTTCGGCTTATGCCGCATCTGCCTGAGGGAACTGATACTGCGGGGCGAGGTCCCGGGCCTGACCAAAGCCAGCTGGTAATTCGATTCTAAAGAATTTTAGGAGAATAACGATATGTCGATGACCGATCCCATTGCCGATATGCTGACCAGGATCCGAAATGCGGGCAAAGCCAAACTAAAGAAGGTGGACATCCCGTCATCCAAGATGAAGCTGGGGATCACCAAGATCCTGATGAAGGAGCGCCTGATCTCCAACTTCAAATATATCACCGACAACCGGCAGAATATCATCCGGGTCTACATTAGATACGATGATAAGGGCAGCCATTTCATCAAGGGGCTGAAAAGGGTCAGCACCCCCGGCCTGAGGGTCTACGCCCCCGGGGACAAAGTGCCCAAGGTGAAAAGCGGAACCGGCCTGGCCATTATCTCTACCTCCCAGGGCCTGATGAAGGACAAGGATGCCCGCAAGAGCGGGGTGGGCGGTGAAGTAGTCTGTTACATCTGGTAATTGATAGTTTTTTTAAGGAGAAATGAAGTGTCTCGGGTTGGAAAAAAACCAATAAACTTGCCCCAGGGGGTGAAGGCCGAAATAAAAGCCGGCTCGGTCAAAGTGACCGGCCCCAAGGGATCCATAGAACAGCCCTTCCACCCCAACATCAAGGTGGCGCTGGAGGGCGACAAATTGACGGTGTCCCGGAGCAGCGACGATAAGTTCGACCGGGCTTTGCACGGATTGACCCGGGCCCTGCTGGCCAACGCGGTCACCGGGGTGAGCCAGGGTTTCCAGAAAGTGCTGCAGGTATACGGGATCGGCTACAAGGCGGTGATAGAGCCCAAGGGCCTGACCCTGTCGCTGGGATATTCCCACACCGTCTTCCTGCCCAAGCCGGACGGCATAGATTTTGAGATCCAGGACCAGCCGCTGCTGAAGGTCAAGGACAAGACCTATCAGACCAGCATCGTGGTCAAGGGCATCAATCGCCAGACGGTGGGGGAGGTGGCGGCCGCCATCAGGCAGTTCCGCAAGCCGGAGCCCTACCAGGGCAAGGGGATCCGCTACCAGGATGAGGTCGTCCGCCGCAAGGCCGGCAAGGCCGCTGCGGGGGCCGGCGGGTAACGGATCAGGGCGCCCCAAAATATATTCACCGGGCTTTGGCAGAAGTAAGCCATAACGGATCAGCCTTCAAACCGAAAATTCCTAATTAACCGGATATACAAAGATGTCAGATAAAGCAAAACAGATCAGAGATGCCAGGATCAGGCGTCACATCAGAATTCGCCGCAAGGTCAGGGGGACCGGGGAGCGTCCCCGGCTGTGTGTGTTCCGCAGTTCCAAACACATCTATGCCCAGATCATCGACGATTTCAACCACAAGACCCTGGCCTCCACCGGGCGGCTGGAGCATACCGACAGCGGCAAGATAGCCGAGAGCAAGTTGGTGGGCCAAAGGATCGCCAAACTGGCCATGGACAAGGGGATCACCCAGGTGATCTTCGACCGAGGGGGATACATCTACCACGGCCGGGTCAAGGCCTTGGCCGAAGCAGCCAGAGAAGCAGGTTTAAAATTCTAAAGCTATTTTAGGAGATAAGATTTTGGCAAAGGTAAACTTAAATTCCCTGGGCGATATCAAAGAGCAGGTGGTGCACATCAACCGGGTGGCCAAGGTGGTCAAAGGCGGCAAGCGCTTTGGCTTTACGGCCCTGGTGACGGTGGGCGACGGCAACGGACATGTGGGCATCGGCAAGGGAAAGGCCCGCGAAGTGTCGGAGGCCATCCGCAAGGCCACCGAGGATGCCAAGAAGAGCATCTCCCACTACTCCATCGCCGACGGCAAGATCCCCTATCAGGTCCTGGGAAAATACGGCGCCAGCCAGGTGGTCCTGCGCCCCGCCGGGCCGGGCACCGGAGTGATAGCCGGCAATGTGGTCCGCTCGGTGCTGGAGGCCTGCGGGGTCACCGACATTCTGACCAAGAGCCTGGGCTCCAACAATCCCCATAACCTGGTCAAGGCCACCCTGAACGGCCTGAAGCAGCTGCGCCTGCCCCAGGATATCATGGCCGAGAGGTTCAAGGATAAGGAGGCCAAGCCCGCCGCCAAACCGGTTGAAATCAAGCCGGCCGAAGCCGTTCCGGCCGAAGCCAAGCCGGAAGCGCCGGCCCAGTAGGAAGCCAACCGATCTATTTGCAGGCAGCCCCTGCCATGTTATAAATGATTTGTCAGTGAGGAATTTTCCGTGTCAAAAACAAAGAAGCTAAGAATAACCCAGGTCCATTCCACCATCGACCGCACCGAGAAGCAGAAGAAGATCGTCCGATCGCTGGGCATCAGAAAACTCTACCATACGGTGGAGCAGAACGATACCCCCCAGATCAGGGGGATGGTCAAAAAGATCGAGCACCTGCTGAAAGTGGAAGAGATCACCGAAGGAGCCAAGTAACATGAATCTTAACGATATCAGGCCGGCCAAGGGCTCGGTCAAGAACAGCAAGCGGCGAGGCTGCGGGACCGGCTCCGGACACGGCGGCACCTCCACCCGGGGGCACAAGGGGCAGAAATCACGGGCCGGCTCGGGGGCCAAGGTCCCGGCCTGGTTCGAGGGCGGCCAGATGCCGCTGCAGCGCCGGCTTCCCAAGCGGGGCTTCACCCCGCTGAAGAGAAGGATCTATCAGCTGGTGGACATCTCCTCCTTGGCCAAGATCTCCGGGGCCAAGGAGATCGATCCGGCCTACCTGGCCAAGAAAGGGCTGATCAAAAGCACCCAGAAGCCGGTCAAGATCCTGGGCAAAGGCGAACTCAAGAACGCCCTGACCGTCAAGGCCAGCGCCTTCTCCGAAGGGGCCCGGAAATCTATAAAAGCCGCCGGGGGCAAGGCCGAGGTAGCCTAGATCGCAGCACCATGCTTGGCCCAAGAATTTAATTGCTAATTTACAGTAATGGATTTGGGTGATGTTTGAAAAGATAAAAAATATATTCAATATCCCGGAGCTCAGGAGAAGGATCCTTTTCACCATGGCCCTGCTGGTGGTCTACCGGATCGGCGGGCACCTGCCCACCGCCGGCATCGACACCCAGGTCCTGGCCGAATTCTTCCGGGCCCAGCGGGGCACCCTGTTCGGGATGTATGACCTGTTCGTGGGCGGAAACCTGAGCCGGGCCACCATCTTCGCCTTGGGGATCATGCCCTACATTACCTCCTCCATCATCATGCAGCTGATGGGCGCGGTGATCCCCTTCCTGGAGAAACTGCAGAGGGAGGGCGAGCAGGGCCGCAAGAAGATCAACCAGTACACCCGCTACGCCACGGTGGGCCTGGCCCTGGTCCAGTCCTACGGCATCTCGCTGTTCCTGGAGAGCCTGGCCCCCAACGGGATCCCGGTGGTCCCCAACCCCGGCTTAGGCTTCAAACTGATAACCGCCATCACCATGACCGCCGGCACCATCTTCGTGATGTGGCTGGGGGAGCAGATCACCGAGCGGGGCATCGGCAACGGCATATCCATGATCATTTTCATCGGCTGTTTGGATGCCATCCCCAGCGACCTGCTGAACACCTACACCTCACTAAAGGGCGGGGCCATCGGCATCATCCCCCTGGTCCTGATCGGGATCCTGATGATCCTGGTCACGGCCTCGGTGGTGCTGATGACCCAGGGGGCCCGGAAGATCCCAGTGCAATATGCCAAGCGGGTGGTGGGCCGGAAGGTTTACGGCGGGCAGAGCACCTACATCCCGCTGGGCTTCAACACCGCCGGGGTGATCCCCATCATCTTCGCCCAGAGCGTGCTGTCCTTCCCCATGACCCTGGGGACCTTCATCAAGGGGGAGTGGGCCCAGAACCTGACCGCCATGTTCTCGCCGGGGGCCTTTCTCTACAACCTGATCTACGGGCTGATGATCATCTTCTTTGCCTATTTCTACACCGCCATCGTCATCAACCCGGGCGACATGGCCGACAACATGAAAAAGTACGGCGGGTTCATCCCCGGCATCAGGCCGGGCTCCAAGACCGCCGAATATATCGAGCGGATCCTTACCCGGATCACCCTGCCGGGAGCCATATTCTACGCCCTGATCGCAGTGCTGCCCACCATTCTGATGAGGTCCGCCCACATCCCGTTCTACTTCGGCGGCACCACATTGCTGATCATCGTGGGGGTGGCCCTGGACACCCTGCAGCAGATCGAATCCCACCTGCTGATGAGACATTATGAAGGCTTTATAAAGAAGGGCAAGATCTCCGGCCGGTCCGGAAGGATGTAGCCCATGAGAATAGTCCTGTTCGGGGCCCCGGGCTCCGGCAAGGGAACCCAGGCGGCTTTCATCAGCCGGGATCGCAGGATACCGCATATCTCCACCGGCGACATGCTCAGGGAGGCCGCCAGGAACGGGACGGAGGTGGGGTTAAAGGCCAGATCCTTCATGGACCGCGGGGCTTTGGTGCCGGACCAGGTGATGATCGAGGTGGTGGCCCAGCGGCTGGAAAAGGATGACGCCCAAAAAGGATTTTTACTGGATGGCTTCCCCCGGACGGTGGAACAGGCCGAAAAGCTGGATGAGATCCTAAAGCTCCGGGGGATGAGCATCGATGTTGTTCTCTGGCTGGAGGTGGACGACCGGGAGCTGGTGAAAAGACTGACCTCCCGCCGGACCTGCCCCGGATGCGGGGCGATCTACAACCTTCTGTTCCAGGCCCCCAAAATCCCGGACAGATGCGATAAATGCGGATCGGCCCTGGACCAAAGGGTGGACGACCAGCCGGCCACCGCAAAAAAAAGGCTGGAGGTTTACCAACAGCAGACCTCCCCGCTGAAGGATTATTACCTCTCGCGCGGCATCCTCAAAAAGATAGACGGCGCTAAAACCCCCGATCAAGTATACAGTTCTTTAAAAGAAACCCTGTGGTCCGGGCGGAAATGATAATCATCAACAGCAGCTCCGATATCTCCCGGATCAGGGAGGCCGGCAAGATAATCGCCGGTCTGTGGGATGTTTTTAAAAAATCCGTTGCCCCGGGCATATCAACCCTGGAGCTGGATGACCTGGCCTGCGATTTCATCAGGCAGCGGGGCGGCGAATGCGCCTTCAAGGGCTACCGCAACTATCCTGCCAACCTGTGCATCTCCATAAATCACGAGGTGGTCCACGGCATACCCCGGGCCGATCGGAAACTGAAATCAGGCGACCTGGTGGGGATAGACGTGGGGGTCCGCAAAGCGGGCTTTATCGCCGACGCCGCCCGGAGCTACCTGGTGGGCGACAGCCCCTCGCCGGAGGCCTTGAAGCTGATGGCGGTGACCCGGCAGTCGCTGGAGCTGGGGATCGAGCAGGCCCGGGCCGGCCACAAGGTCACCGACATCTCCAAGGCCGTCCAGCGGACGGCAGAGAACGCCGGATTTTCGGTGGTGCGGGAGCTGTGCGGCCACGGGGTGGGGGCCAGCCTCCACCAGGAGCCGGAGATCCCCAATTATTTCCGGCCCGGCCACAGCCCGGAGCTCAAGGCCGGGATGTCGCTGGCCATCGAGCCGATGATCAACACCGGGGGGGGCGAGGTGAAATTCCTGTCCGACGGCTGGACGGTGGTGACCAGGGACGGCAGCCTGTCGGCCCATTTTGAGGACACGGTGATAGTCACCGACGGAGACCCGGAGATAGTCACCAGATAGAGCGACCAGCCGGTAGCGATAACCCAATAACATCAGTAACCAAGGAGTGCATGGCCAAACAGGAAGGGATACAGGTAGAAGGAACGGTGGTGGAGAATCTTCCCAACGCCACCTTCAGAGTGGAACTGCCCAATGGTCATAAGATACTGGCCCATATCTCCGGGAAGATGAGGATGCATTTCATCAAGATCCTTCCCGGTGACAAGGTGACGGTGGAGCTTTCTCCTTACGACCTGACCCGGGGCCGGATAGTATACCGTTTCAAGTAAAAAAACAGTCCGTTAAGAATAAAGGAAATGGGATAAAATGAAAGTAAGGGCTTCGATAAAAAAGATCTGCGAACACTGCAAAATGATCCGCCGCAAGGGGGTCTTAAGGATCATCTGCAAGAACCCCCGCCATAAGCAGAGGCAGGGCTAGTTAAATTTTTAAGCGTTTATATTTAAGGAGGCAATAAGGTGGCCAGAATTGCTGGTGTTGATCTTCCCCGCGAGAAGCGGATAGAGGTAGGGTTAACCTATATTTTCGGTATCGGCCCGACTTCCGCCAAGAAGATACTTTCGGCAGGCAAGGTCGATCCCAATAAAAGGGTCAAGGATCTCACCGAGGACGAGGTGGGTCGGCTACGTTCCATCATCGAGGCCGAGCACAAGGTGGAGGGCACCAAGCGGACCGAGGTGGCTCTGTCGATCAAGCGCCTGATGGAGATCGGCTGCTACCGGGGCCTCCGGCACCGCCGGGGACTGCCGGTGAGGGGCCAGCGCACCAAGACCAACGCCCGGACCAGGAAAGGGCCCAAGAAGGCCGGGGTGGTCAAGAAGAAGGCCCCGCCCAAGAAGTAAGATAAACTTTTCAGCGGTTAACATTTTCGATATAAAGGGGAAAAATGGCTGAGGATAAAAAAAGCCAAAAGAAAAAAGAGAAGAAGATAGAGTCGGCCGGGATAGCCCATATCCAGTCGACCTTCAACAATACCATCGTCACCATTACCGACAAGAACGGCAACGTGATCGCCTGGGCCTCGGCCGGCAAGGCCGGGTTCAAGGGGTCCCGCAAATCCACCCCCTTTGCTGCCCAGGTGGCCGCCGAGAGCTGCGCCAAGGTCGCCCTGGGGTTGGGCATGCAGCGGGTGGAGGCCTGGGTCAAGGGCCCCGGCGGCGGACGGGAATCGGCCATCCGCTCTTTGCAGGCGGCCGGACTCAACATCAGCGTCATCCGGGATGTCACCCCGGTGCCGCACAACGGCTGCCGGGCCCCCAAGAGGAGGCGGGTCTAAAAGTCCGCAGGCGCTTTCGTCTGCGGTGTCGGAGGATCAACCCCGGGATAATTTTCAAGGAAATCATTAAGGAGGTTTTTTACACAGATGGCCAGATATACGGACGCTAGATGCAAACTGTGCCGCCGCGAGGGCACCAAGCTGTTTTTGAAGGGCGAGCGCTGCAATTCCGCCAAATGCGCCTTTGAGAAGAGGAGCTATCCTCCGGGCGAGCGCGGCAAAGAGATCAACCGGAAGCCTTCGGGCTATGCCATCCATCTCCGGGAAAAGCAGAAGGTGCGCCGCATCTACGGCATCCTGGAACGCCAGTTCCGGGGATACTTTGACAAGGCCTCCCGCATGAAGGGGGTCACCGGCGAGAACCTGCTGTCGCTGCTGGAGAGGCGGATGGACAACGTGGTCTTCCGGATGGGGATGGCCCCCTCCCGCTCGGCCGCCCGCCAGCTGGTGGGCCACAAGCATTTCCTGGTGAACGATAAGGTGGTGAACATCCCCTCCTACCTGATCAAGCCGGGGGACGTGATCAAGGTCAAGGACAAGAGCAAAGAGAACATCATCATCAAGGAATCTCTGGATAAGAATAAAAGCCGAGCCCTGGTCTCCTGGCTGAAGTACGAGCCGGCCACCATGAGCGGCAGCCTGCTTAACGTGCCGACCCGGGACACCATCGGATTGCCGATCAACGAGCAGTTGATCATCGAGCTCTATTCCAAGTAGGCCTTAACTGCCTGGCTGGCCGCTGATAAAAAAGCGGCGGGCTCAACCTTCAACCGTTAAACAAGGGGGCAGACTTAACCATGAGATGGAAAAGT
This window encodes:
- a CDS encoding 50S ribosomal protein L14, producing the protein MIQQYTRVNIADNSGAKKAMCIQVMGGHFRRYGSVGDIIKVAVKDVLPGGAIKKGEVARAVIVRTRKEIRRKDGSYIRFDDNAAVIIDDKNEPKGTRIFGPVGRELRDRQFMKIISLAPEVI
- a CDS encoding 50S ribosomal protein L24, which translates into the protein MKIKKSDSVIVIAGNDKGKKGKVLKILPDKGRAIVEGVNFIKRHTKPRKQGEKSGILEKEAAINLTNLMVVCTKCDKGVRVGIRTLADGKRARVCKSCGEMLDKE
- a CDS encoding 50S ribosomal protein L5: MARLREKYTKEVKPALVKKFGYKSVMQAPRLEKVVVNMGLGEGTQDPKLVEAAAKDLGTITGQKPSIRKAKKSIATFKLRAGVPIGAMVTLRGNIMYEFIDRLLNVAIPRIRDFRGVPTRSFDGRGNYTLGVKEQIIFPEINYDKIVKVFGMDITIVTTAKTDEEAKELLRLMGMPFQQK
- the rpsN gene encoding 30S ribosomal protein S14 (located in the peptidyl transferase center and involved in assembly of 30S ribosome subunit; similar to what is observed with proteins L31 and L33, some proteins in this family contain CXXC motifs that are involved in zinc binding; if two copies are present in a genome, then the duplicated copy appears to have lost the zinc-binding motif and is instead regulated by zinc; the proteins in this group appear to contain the zinc-binding motif); protein product: MARKAMIEKAARPKYQVRQHNRCNRCGRSRAYYRDFGLCRICLRELILRGEVPGLTKASW
- a CDS encoding 30S ribosomal protein S8; its protein translation is MSMTDPIADMLTRIRNAGKAKLKKVDIPSSKMKLGITKILMKERLISNFKYITDNRQNIIRVYIRYDDKGSHFIKGLKRVSTPGLRVYAPGDKVPKVKSGTGLAIISTSQGLMKDKDARKSGVGGEVVCYIW
- a CDS encoding 50S ribosomal protein L6, encoding MSRVGKKPINLPQGVKAEIKAGSVKVTGPKGSIEQPFHPNIKVALEGDKLTVSRSSDDKFDRALHGLTRALLANAVTGVSQGFQKVLQVYGIGYKAVIEPKGLTLSLGYSHTVFLPKPDGIDFEIQDQPLLKVKDKTYQTSIVVKGINRQTVGEVAAAIRQFRKPEPYQGKGIRYQDEVVRRKAGKAAAGAGG
- a CDS encoding 50S ribosomal protein L18, yielding MSDKAKQIRDARIRRHIRIRRKVRGTGERPRLCVFRSSKHIYAQIIDDFNHKTLASTGRLEHTDSGKIAESKLVGQRIAKLAMDKGITQVIFDRGGYIYHGRVKALAEAAREAGLKF
- a CDS encoding 30S ribosomal protein S5, which encodes MAKVNLNSLGDIKEQVVHINRVAKVVKGGKRFGFTALVTVGDGNGHVGIGKGKAREVSEAIRKATEDAKKSISHYSIADGKIPYQVLGKYGASQVVLRPAGPGTGVIAGNVVRSVLEACGVTDILTKSLGSNNPHNLVKATLNGLKQLRLPQDIMAERFKDKEAKPAAKPVEIKPAEAVPAEAKPEAPAQ
- a CDS encoding 50S ribosomal protein L30; its protein translation is MSKTKKLRITQVHSTIDRTEKQKKIVRSLGIRKLYHTVEQNDTPQIRGMVKKIEHLLKVEEITEGAK
- a CDS encoding 50S ribosomal protein L15, translated to MNLNDIRPAKGSVKNSKRRGCGTGSGHGGTSTRGHKGQKSRAGSGAKVPAWFEGGQMPLQRRLPKRGFTPLKRRIYQLVDISSLAKISGAKEIDPAYLAKKGLIKSTQKPVKILGKGELKNALTVKASAFSEGARKSIKAAGGKAEVA
- a CDS encoding preprotein translocase subunit SecY, whose product is MFEKIKNIFNIPELRRRILFTMALLVVYRIGGHLPTAGIDTQVLAEFFRAQRGTLFGMYDLFVGGNLSRATIFALGIMPYITSSIIMQLMGAVIPFLEKLQREGEQGRKKINQYTRYATVGLALVQSYGISLFLESLAPNGIPVVPNPGLGFKLITAITMTAGTIFVMWLGEQITERGIGNGISMIIFIGCLDAIPSDLLNTYTSLKGGAIGIIPLVLIGILMILVTASVVLMTQGARKIPVQYAKRVVGRKVYGGQSTYIPLGFNTAGVIPIIFAQSVLSFPMTLGTFIKGEWAQNLTAMFSPGAFLYNLIYGLMIIFFAYFYTAIVINPGDMADNMKKYGGFIPGIRPGSKTAEYIERILTRITLPGAIFYALIAVLPTILMRSAHIPFYFGGTTLLIIVGVALDTLQQIESHLLMRHYEGFIKKGKISGRSGRM
- a CDS encoding adenylate kinase gives rise to the protein MRIVLFGAPGSGKGTQAAFISRDRRIPHISTGDMLREAARNGTEVGLKARSFMDRGALVPDQVMIEVVAQRLEKDDAQKGFLLDGFPRTVEQAEKLDEILKLRGMSIDVVLWLEVDDRELVKRLTSRRTCPGCGAIYNLLFQAPKIPDRCDKCGSALDQRVDDQPATAKKRLEVYQQQTSPLKDYYLSRGILKKIDGAKTPDQVYSSLKETLWSGRK
- a CDS encoding type I methionyl aminopeptidase: MIIINSSSDISRIREAGKIIAGLWDVFKKSVAPGISTLELDDLACDFIRQRGGECAFKGYRNYPANLCISINHEVVHGIPRADRKLKSGDLVGIDVGVRKAGFIADAARSYLVGDSPSPEALKLMAVTRQSLELGIEQARAGHKVTDISKAVQRTAENAGFSVVRELCGHGVGASLHQEPEIPNYFRPGHSPELKAGMSLAIEPMINTGGGEVKFLSDGWTVVTRDGSLSAHFEDTVIVTDGDPEIVTR
- a CDS encoding translation initiation factor IF-1, whose amino-acid sequence is MAKQEGIQVEGTVVENLPNATFRVELPNGHKILAHISGKMRMHFIKILPGDKVTVELSPYDLTRGRIVYRFK
- a CDS encoding 50S ribosomal protein L36, with protein sequence MKVRASIKKICEHCKMIRRKGVLRIICKNPRHKQRQG
- a CDS encoding 30S ribosomal protein S13; translation: MARIAGVDLPREKRIEVGLTYIFGIGPTSAKKILSAGKVDPNKRVKDLTEDEVGRLRSIIEAEHKVEGTKRTEVALSIKRLMEIGCYRGLRHRRGLPVRGQRTKTNARTRKGPKKAGVVKKKAPPKK
- a CDS encoding 30S ribosomal protein S11, with product MAEDKKSQKKKEKKIESAGIAHIQSTFNNTIVTITDKNGNVIAWASAGKAGFKGSRKSTPFAAQVAAESCAKVALGLGMQRVEAWVKGPGGGRESAIRSLQAAGLNISVIRDVTPVPHNGCRAPKRRRV
- a CDS encoding 30S ribosomal protein S4, translated to MARYTDARCKLCRREGTKLFLKGERCNSAKCAFEKRSYPPGERGKEINRKPSGYAIHLREKQKVRRIYGILERQFRGYFDKASRMKGVTGENLLSLLERRMDNVVFRMGMAPSRSAARQLVGHKHFLVNDKVVNIPSYLIKPGDVIKVKDKSKENIIIKESLDKNKSRALVSWLKYEPATMSGSLLNVPTRDTIGLPINEQLIIELYSK